A window of the Bacteroidota bacterium genome harbors these coding sequences:
- a CDS encoding phosphoglucomutase/phosphomannomutase family protein, protein MTPIKFGTDGWRAVIAQDYTFDNLERVARATGQWMKTIADGEPSAVVGYDARFQGAAFAERTAQVLASMGIRVQLADSFVTTPAVSWATREYDHTAGIVITASHNPPSYSGFKIKSNFGAPADSAMIAEVEAELDRLDDGFELQPLDALGEHVERINLREAYLHVLKDKLDIEGIRGSGLKVGCDPMFGAGQGTVTDLLGRENVVEVHNDFNPGMHGQPPEPMEKNLQYLSRVIREERCDVGLAFDGDADRIGMMDEEGRFVDSHKILSLLAKYLSQEKGMTGTIIRTFSTTDMLDRLGEAYGLPVEVMKIGFKYVAPKIIEGDVLVGGEESGGIAVKGHIPERDGVFIGLTVVEMMMARGMTLSELVDEIQDEFGPFYFSRNDMHTSPERKEAFLDMLANRRPDTIAGEAVQEVETLDGFKFRLGDGWLMFRPSGTEPVLRIYAEASSQERADALVAQGVKMVGDG, encoded by the coding sequence ATGACCCCCATTAAATTTGGCACCGACGGCTGGCGCGCCGTGATCGCGCAAGACTACACCTTCGACAACCTCGAGCGCGTGGCGCGGGCGACGGGGCAGTGGATGAAGACGATCGCGGACGGTGAGCCGTCGGCCGTCGTCGGGTACGACGCGCGCTTCCAGGGGGCCGCCTTCGCCGAGCGCACTGCCCAGGTGCTCGCCTCGATGGGCATCCGCGTCCAGCTCGCCGACTCGTTCGTGACGACCCCCGCCGTGAGCTGGGCGACGCGGGAGTACGACCACACCGCCGGGATCGTCATCACGGCCAGCCACAACCCGCCGAGCTACAGCGGCTTCAAGATCAAGTCGAACTTCGGTGCCCCGGCCGACTCGGCCATGATCGCCGAGGTCGAGGCCGAACTCGACCGCCTCGACGACGGCTTCGAACTCCAGCCCCTCGACGCCCTCGGCGAGCACGTCGAGCGGATCAACCTCCGCGAGGCGTACCTCCACGTCCTCAAGGACAAGCTCGACATCGAGGGCATCCGAGGCTCCGGCCTCAAGGTCGGCTGCGACCCGATGTTCGGCGCGGGGCAGGGCACCGTCACCGACCTCCTCGGGCGCGAGAACGTGGTCGAGGTCCACAACGACTTCAACCCCGGCATGCACGGCCAGCCGCCGGAGCCGATGGAGAAAAACCTCCAGTACCTCTCCCGCGTCATCCGCGAGGAGCGCTGCGACGTGGGCCTCGCCTTCGACGGCGACGCCGACCGGATCGGGATGATGGACGAGGAGGGGCGCTTCGTGGACTCGCACAAGATCCTCTCGCTCCTCGCCAAGTACCTCTCGCAGGAGAAGGGCATGACGGGCACGATCATCCGCACCTTCTCGACGACCGACATGCTCGACCGCCTCGGCGAAGCCTACGGCCTCCCGGTCGAGGTGATGAAGATCGGCTTCAAGTACGTCGCCCCGAAGATCATCGAGGGCGACGTGCTCGTCGGCGGCGAGGAGTCGGGCGGGATCGCGGTCAAGGGTCACATCCCGGAGCGCGACGGCGTCTTCATCGGGCTGACGGTCGTCGAGATGATGATGGCGCGCGGGATGACGCTCTCGGAACTCGTCGATGAGATTCAGGACGAGTTCGGGCCGTTCTACTTCTCGCGCAACGACATGCACACGTCGCCGGAGCGCAAGGAGGCGTTCCTCGACATGCTCGCCAACCGCCGCCCCGACACGATCGCGGGCGAGGCCGTGCAGGAGGTCGAGACGCTCGACGGGTTCAAGTTCCGCCTCGGCGACGGCTGGCTGATGTTCCGCCCCTCGGGCACCGAGCCGGTCCTGCGGATCTACGCCGAGGCCTCGTCGCAGGAGCGCGCCGACGCGCTCGTCGCGCAGGGCGTGAAGATGGTGGGCGACGGCTAA
- a CDS encoding alpha-amylase family glycosyl hydrolase has product MPRRAALCLCLLLAACADAPAPETLSVEPDAVAEVDDTSPVIYEVFVRSFTPEGTFRAMIPRLDGLKQLGVDVLWLMPIHPVGEERKKGTLGSPYAIRDYKAVNPRFGTMDDFRALVDAVHARDMRIIIDLVANHTAWDHAWVAEHPEWYTHDASGAIIHPANTDWTDVADLNYDDPGVRTAMREAMRFWVEEVGIDGYRCDVADLVPMDFWREAIAELESVKPVLMLAEGSDPELHDAGFDLNYAWDTYAAMKAIWRGAPADTLFTVLEAERERYGASARMRFTTNHDETAWDDTPLALFGGTEGAQAAAVVAATLPGAFLVYNGQEVGDPQRIPLFEKTTVAWGTDPAMRAFYADLLAQRDQFDSGILEMLEHDAAADVLAYERYESADAGVGQRITVNVRNQTVTFSPRWSADPVELAPYEWRIDLTH; this is encoded by the coding sequence ATGCCTCGCCGCGCCGCCCTCTGCCTCTGCCTGCTCCTCGCCGCCTGCGCCGACGCGCCCGCGCCCGAGACGCTCAGCGTCGAGCCGGACGCTGTCGCGGAGGTGGACGACACCAGCCCAGTGATCTACGAGGTCTTCGTTCGCAGCTTCACGCCGGAGGGGACGTTCAGGGCGATGATTCCCCGGCTCGATGGGTTGAAACAGCTCGGCGTGGACGTGCTCTGGCTGATGCCGATCCACCCGGTCGGCGAGGAGCGAAAGAAAGGCACCCTCGGCTCGCCCTATGCTATCCGCGACTACAAAGCCGTCAACCCCCGCTTCGGGACGATGGACGACTTCCGGGCGCTCGTCGACGCCGTTCACGCCCGCGATATGCGGATCATCATCGACCTCGTCGCCAACCACACGGCGTGGGACCACGCGTGGGTCGCCGAGCACCCCGAGTGGTACACCCACGACGCGTCGGGTGCGATCATCCATCCGGCGAACACCGACTGGACCGATGTGGCCGATCTCAACTACGACGACCCCGGCGTGCGCACGGCGATGCGCGAGGCAATGCGGTTCTGGGTCGAAGAGGTCGGCATCGACGGCTACCGCTGCGACGTGGCCGACTTGGTGCCGATGGACTTCTGGCGCGAGGCCATCGCCGAACTCGAATCCGTCAAGCCGGTGCTCATGCTCGCCGAGGGGTCGGACCCCGAGTTGCACGACGCAGGTTTCGACCTCAACTACGCCTGGGACACCTACGCCGCGATGAAAGCCATCTGGCGCGGTGCCCCCGCCGACACGCTCTTCACCGTTCTGGAGGCCGAGCGCGAGCGCTACGGCGCCAGCGCCCGGATGCGCTTCACCACCAACCACGACGAGACCGCGTGGGACGACACCCCGCTCGCCCTCTTCGGCGGGACCGAAGGCGCGCAGGCGGCCGCCGTCGTCGCGGCGACGCTGCCGGGCGCGTTCCTCGTCTACAACGGGCAGGAAGTCGGCGACCCGCAGCGCATCCCGCTCTTCGAGAAAACCACCGTTGCGTGGGGCACCGACCCGGCGATGCGCGCCTTCTACGCCGACCTGCTGGCACAGCGCGACCAGTTTGATTCAGGCATCTTGGAAATGCTCGAACACGACGCAGCGGCTGATGTGCTCGCTTACGAACGCTACGAGTCCGCTGATGCAGGCGTAGGTCAACGCATCACGGTAAACGTCCGCAACCAAACTGTCACGTTCTCACCGCGATGGTCTGCCGATCCTGTGGAGCTAGCACCCTACGAATGGCGCATAGACCTTACACACTAA
- a CDS encoding type III pantothenate kinase: MILALDIGNTAVKGGLFDGAHLARTFRLATDPAASVPTYRHTLRRHLDGAEVERIGIASVVPGVAERVTEAVRAETLRVPVLVRPSLALPFEMGYRTPETLGADRLAAAAGAWNRYRTDAPDRPLVVVDAGTAVTVEVVSADGVFLGGAIGAGPDLVRRALARGTGQLPEVEAEIPKRAVGRSTEEGVHAGTMLPFLDGVRGLLARVAGELDAEPLVIATGGWGGLLAEHISRIDHTESHLVLRGVRVLLGLNP, translated from the coding sequence GTGATCCTCGCCCTCGATATCGGCAACACGGCCGTCAAAGGCGGCCTGTTCGACGGGGCGCACCTCGCGCGCACATTCCGCCTTGCTACCGACCCGGCCGCGTCCGTCCCCACCTACAGGCATACGCTGCGACGGCATCTCGACGGTGCTGAGGTCGAGCGCATCGGGATCGCGTCCGTTGTGCCGGGCGTGGCGGAGCGGGTGACCGAAGCCGTGCGCGCCGAGACGCTGCGGGTGCCGGTGCTCGTCCGTCCGTCGCTCGCGCTCCCGTTCGAGATGGGCTACCGGACACCGGAAACGCTGGGGGCCGACCGACTCGCTGCTGCTGCCGGAGCGTGGAACCGGTACCGCACGGACGCGCCCGACCGACCGCTCGTGGTCGTCGATGCCGGGACAGCGGTGACCGTCGAGGTGGTGAGTGCGGACGGTGTATTTCTCGGCGGGGCGATTGGCGCGGGGCCGGACCTCGTGCGCCGCGCCCTGGCCCGGGGCACCGGCCAGCTTCCCGAAGTCGAAGCCGAGATCCCGAAACGGGCCGTCGGCCGCTCGACCGAAGAGGGAGTGCACGCAGGCACCATGCTGCCCTTCCTCGACGGCGTGCGCGGCCTCCTCGCCCGCGTCGCTGGCGAACTCGACGCCGAGCCGCTCGTCATCGCCACCGGCGGGTGGGGCGGTCTGCTCGCCGAGCACATCAGCCGGATCGATCACACCGAGTCACACCTCGTCCTGCGCGGCGTCCGCGTGCTGCTCGGTCTCAACCCTTAG
- a CDS encoding GlsB/YeaQ/YmgE family stress response membrane protein — protein MNILLFLLIGLLAGFIAEKVTDTSMGLLANLIVGVLGAFIGGFLFGLLGLAARGLIGSLVTATVGAILLLLIVGFVQRKT, from the coding sequence GTGAACATCCTTCTCTTCCTCCTCATCGGTCTGCTGGCAGGGTTCATCGCCGAGAAGGTGACGGACACGTCGATGGGCCTGCTCGCCAACCTGATCGTCGGCGTCCTCGGTGCCTTCATCGGAGGTTTCCTGTTCGGGTTGCTCGGCCTCGCGGCTCGCGGCCTGATCGGGAGCCTCGTCACAGCCACGGTGGGAGCGATTCTCTTGCTTCTCATCGTCGGCTTCGTTCAACGCAAGACCTGA
- a CDS encoding CAP domain-containing protein yields MLPTVRLLFSLCALLVLGCGAAPQPTAQPVLRLDESAEVPRFDVPELERLVLRAVNRVRHEHQRAPLQPDTSLAAIARGHSQAMLDRAFFAHRDPDGLRAGDRARRARYAFQRLGENLFRGRLYDTVNTIRRGDHVQTVYLWHTPEDLAALVAESWMESPGHRANMLSSAYDFGGIGIATGPDFEVFVTLNLSAL; encoded by the coding sequence ATGCTTCCCACCGTCCGCTTGCTGTTCAGCCTGTGCGCGCTGCTCGTCCTCGGCTGCGGGGCGGCACCGCAGCCTACGGCGCAGCCGGTCCTACGACTCGACGAGTCGGCCGAGGTGCCTCGCTTCGACGTGCCGGAGCTGGAGCGGCTAGTACTGCGCGCGGTCAACCGGGTACGCCACGAGCACCAGCGCGCCCCGCTCCAGCCGGACACGAGCCTCGCCGCGATTGCGCGCGGGCACAGCCAGGCCATGCTCGACCGCGCCTTCTTCGCCCACCGAGACCCGGACGGCCTCCGCGCCGGAGACCGCGCCCGCCGTGCGCGCTACGCCTTCCAGCGTCTCGGCGAGAACCTCTTCCGGGGCCGGCTCTACGACACCGTCAACACAATCCGGCGCGGAGACCACGTTCAGACCGTCTACCTCTGGCACACGCCCGAGGACCTAGCCGCGCTCGTCGCCGAGAGCTGGATGGAGAGTCCAGGGCACCGGGCAAACATGCTCTCCTCCGCCTACGACTTTGGCGGGATCGGCATCGCCACGGGACCCGACTTCGAGGTGTTCGTCACGCTGAACCTGAGCGCCTTGTAG
- a CDS encoding YetF domain-containing protein: MDWITTSPLSLLLVVLSATGMYLGLVVLTRIAGLRSFSKMSSFDFAVTVAIGSVLASAILTKDPPLLRALVALATLYALQIGVAAWRARSEAVADLVDNQPLLLMAGGDILHDNLRRANVSEADLRAKLREANVLTLDAVHAVVFEATGDVSVLHGEPGSDFDPALLNGVADADRLSR; encoded by the coding sequence ATGGACTGGATCACCACGTCTCCTCTCTCGCTCCTCCTCGTCGTGCTCAGCGCGACGGGGATGTACCTCGGCCTCGTCGTGCTGACCCGCATCGCCGGGCTGCGGAGCTTTTCGAAGATGTCGAGCTTCGACTTCGCGGTGACCGTCGCCATCGGCTCGGTGCTGGCGAGCGCGATCCTGACGAAAGACCCGCCCCTGCTCCGAGCACTCGTCGCGCTCGCGACGCTCTACGCGCTCCAGATCGGGGTCGCGGCCTGGCGAGCCCGCTCGGAGGCGGTGGCCGACCTGGTCGACAACCAGCCGCTCCTGCTGATGGCCGGGGGCGACATCCTGCACGACAACCTCCGCAGGGCGAACGTCTCCGAGGCCGACCTTCGCGCCAAGCTGCGCGAGGCCAACGTCCTCACGCTCGACGCCGTCCACGCGGTCGTCTTCGAAGCCACCGGCGACGTGTCGGTGCTCCACGGCGAACCGGGTTCCGACTTCGACCCGGCGCTGCTCAACGGCGTGGCCGACGCAGACCGCCTGAGCCGTTAG
- the udk gene encoding uridine kinase — MPVVIGIAGGSGSGKTTVQRQIIEVFGPDRIALLDHDSYYVDLAHLPQAERAGFNFDHPEALETDLMVAHLDRLLAGEPVEKPAYDFTTHSRRAETETVHPHPVLIVEGILVLGEPSLRRRMDVKLFVDAPDDVRLIRRIQRDMHERGREIETVLQQYQLTVRPMHLEFVEPSKRHADVIIPHGGHNRVALDMVLAHVQRMLTRAEL, encoded by the coding sequence ATGCCGGTCGTCATCGGAATCGCGGGCGGGTCGGGCTCCGGCAAGACGACGGTGCAGCGGCAGATCATCGAGGTCTTCGGGCCGGACCGGATCGCCCTCCTCGACCACGACTCGTACTACGTCGACCTCGCGCACCTCCCTCAGGCCGAGCGCGCCGGGTTCAACTTCGACCACCCCGAGGCGCTCGAAACCGACCTCATGGTCGCCCACCTCGACCGCCTCCTCGCGGGCGAACCCGTCGAGAAGCCGGCCTACGACTTCACGACCCACAGCCGCCGGGCCGAGACCGAGACGGTCCATCCGCACCCGGTCCTGATCGTCGAGGGCATTCTCGTGCTCGGCGAGCCGTCGCTCCGCAGGCGGATGGACGTCAAACTCTTCGTCGATGCCCCGGACGACGTCCGCCTGATCCGCCGCATCCAGCGCGACATGCACGAGCGCGGGCGCGAGATCGAGACGGTCCTCCAGCAGTACCAACTCACCGTCCGCCCGATGCACCTGGAGTTCGTCGAGCCCTCGAAGCGCCACGCCGACGTCATCATCCCGCACGGCGGGCACAACCGCGTCGCGCTCGACATGGTGCTGGCGCACGTCCAGCGGATGCTGACCCGAGCCGAGCTGTAG
- a CDS encoding YaaA family protein: MADFAILLASAEGKAPGGNPLAPDMFDYRTSNTFNYFSDLNPERRGIIKELQSVIQDSDERALEKLFGVKGATLEEAVRVNLDVFGSPLLAAVDRYNPGVMYASMEFPELPTGAQRRLLENGVIFSGLFGLLRPDDLIPNYRLKMDARLPEAGKLSAFWKPMLSQALNDALKGKFVWDLLPGAHRDAWDDDGSYRALVQVKFYDENSGERKAVTHNVKQLRGALVNYIVRDPAESIEALLDWEAPGGFELDEDETTFDDETKTGTVVMVSRPGWEKRREQRRVRRAEEAAEKAAAKAAREAEDDEE, translated from the coding sequence ATGGCCGACTTTGCGATTCTGCTGGCGAGCGCCGAGGGCAAGGCCCCCGGCGGCAATCCCCTCGCCCCGGACATGTTCGACTATCGGACTTCGAACACGTTCAACTACTTCTCCGACCTCAACCCTGAGCGCCGGGGCATCATCAAGGAGCTTCAGTCGGTCATCCAGGACAGCGACGAGAGAGCGCTGGAGAAACTGTTCGGTGTGAAGGGGGCCACGCTGGAAGAGGCGGTGCGCGTCAACCTTGACGTCTTCGGGAGCCCGCTGCTGGCGGCGGTGGACCGCTACAACCCCGGCGTGATGTACGCCTCGATGGAGTTTCCTGAGTTGCCGACCGGGGCGCAGCGACGCCTGCTCGAAAACGGCGTCATCTTCTCCGGCCTCTTCGGCCTGCTCCGCCCGGACGATCTGATCCCGAACTACCGCCTCAAGATGGACGCCCGGCTACCCGAGGCCGGCAAGCTCTCCGCGTTCTGGAAGCCCATGCTGAGCCAGGCGCTCAACGACGCGCTCAAGGGCAAGTTCGTGTGGGACCTGCTCCCCGGTGCCCACCGCGACGCGTGGGACGACGACGGCTCCTACCGCGCGCTCGTCCAGGTTAAGTTCTACGACGAGAACAGCGGCGAGCGCAAGGCGGTCACGCACAACGTGAAGCAGCTTCGCGGGGCCCTCGTCAACTACATCGTCCGCGACCCGGCCGAAAGCATCGAAGCGCTCCTCGACTGGGAAGCCCCGGGCGGGTTCGAGCTGGACGAGGACGAGACCACGTTCGACGACGAAACGAAGACGGGCACGGTGGTGATGGTCTCGCGGCCCGGCTGGGAGAAGCGCCGCGAGCAGCGCCGCGTCCGCCGCGCCGAGGAGGCCGCAGAGAAGGCCGCCGCCAAAGCCGCCCGCGAAGCCGAAGACGACGAGGAGTAG
- a CDS encoding TonB-dependent receptor, with protein sequence MPYLRALLLALCLAAASSPAAAQSAALRGFVSDADDGQALPGVNVVLVDAAGEVRGAASDVNGFYIIPSLGAGAYQLRASYLGYALYQDSLALDPGEVRQLDIEMRVGDTELDAVTVESERTSGAANVTAGLQRIGVRDIELVPTPDVSGDLASYLTTVPGVVTTGDRGGQLFIRGGEPTQNQVFIDGIALYQPFHVLGFYSAFPSDILTRADLYAGGYSAQFGGQLSSVLDVATRSGNKRAFNASAAVAPFVSAATIEGPLAPGRASFLGSARLSVIEQGASRIVDQELPYNFGDVFGKLHVDIGQSGQLSVTGLHTWDRGSVGNLDAPQPDEVRWQNTAFGGRYVFVPSKLPILAEVLVTSSGFQTELGPRDPAPGSAPDRLSEISQYGAEVNMTQYLPLADIHVGAFVRTTRVESRLGGAFQNVSTDRDFVTEAGAYLGPELRLGGLKVRPGLRFTTLPNQNQTFLEPRLRAEWQIGTHQLSGAAGLYNQPVVGLADRRDATSIFTAWTIAPQGQTPQAFHAITGYRVTPTPWLDLATEVYYKSLTDLSVSEFTAFPRLTTRLQPAEGEVLGADARVEVRAGPVYGFVNYSLSSVEYTSSSERYEIWFGEETIDYRPGHDRRHQVNALLRVTVAGFDVSTRWQFGSGLPFSSPLGFDSFILLDGAFDPYGEGGATRVVYDRPFNAELPTYHRLDVSVERTFELGLLSLTAQVGAINGYDRRNLFAYDVFTLQRVDQLPIVPTFGIKAAFD encoded by the coding sequence ATGCCTTACCTCCGTGCTCTGCTGCTGGCGCTCTGCCTCGCCGCGGCAAGCAGCCCTGCGGCGGCGCAGTCGGCCGCGCTGCGCGGCTTCGTGAGCGACGCCGATGACGGGCAGGCGCTGCCGGGCGTGAACGTGGTGCTGGTGGACGCGGCGGGCGAAGTGCGCGGAGCGGCGAGCGACGTGAACGGGTTCTACATCATCCCGTCGCTCGGCGCGGGAGCCTACCAGCTCCGCGCCTCCTACCTCGGCTACGCGCTCTACCAGGACTCGCTCGCCCTCGACCCCGGCGAGGTGCGCCAACTCGACATCGAGATGCGCGTCGGAGATACCGAACTCGACGCCGTGACGGTCGAGTCCGAGCGCACCTCGGGAGCGGCCAACGTGACGGCCGGCCTGCAGCGCATCGGGGTCCGCGACATCGAGCTCGTCCCGACGCCCGACGTCTCGGGCGACCTCGCGAGCTACCTCACGACGGTCCCCGGCGTCGTCACGACCGGCGACCGGGGCGGCCAACTCTTCATCCGGGGCGGCGAGCCAACGCAGAACCAGGTCTTCATCGACGGCATCGCGCTCTACCAGCCGTTCCACGTCCTCGGCTTCTACTCAGCCTTCCCGTCCGACATCCTCACCCGCGCCGACCTCTACGCCGGCGGCTACAGCGCCCAGTTCGGCGGCCAGCTCTCGTCGGTGCTCGACGTGGCGACGCGCAGCGGTAACAAGCGCGCCTTCAACGCCTCAGCGGCCGTCGCCCCGTTCGTCAGCGCCGCCACGATCGAGGGGCCGCTCGCTCCGGGGCGCGCCTCGTTCCTCGGGTCGGCGCGGCTTTCGGTCATCGAGCAGGGGGCTTCGCGGATCGTGGACCAGGAGCTGCCTTACAACTTCGGCGACGTGTTCGGGAAGCTGCACGTCGACATCGGCCAGAGCGGCCAGCTTTCGGTGACGGGGCTCCATACCTGGGACCGGGGCAGCGTCGGCAACCTCGACGCGCCGCAGCCGGACGAGGTCCGCTGGCAGAACACGGCCTTCGGCGGGCGCTACGTCTTCGTGCCGTCCAAGCTGCCGATCCTCGCCGAAGTCCTCGTCACGTCCTCCGGTTTCCAGACGGAACTCGGGCCGCGCGACCCCGCGCCCGGCTCCGCGCCGGACCGGCTCTCCGAGATCAGCCAGTACGGGGCCGAGGTCAACATGACCCAGTACCTCCCCCTGGCTGACATCCACGTCGGGGCGTTTGTGCGGACGACGCGGGTCGAGAGCCGCCTCGGCGGCGCGTTCCAGAACGTATCGACCGACCGCGACTTCGTGACCGAGGCCGGGGCCTACCTCGGGCCGGAGCTGCGCCTCGGCGGCCTCAAGGTCCGACCGGGCCTGCGCTTCACGACGCTCCCCAACCAGAACCAGACCTTCCTCGAACCGCGCCTCCGGGCCGAGTGGCAGATCGGCACGCACCAGCTCAGCGGCGCGGCCGGGCTCTACAACCAGCCCGTGGTCGGCCTCGCCGACCGGCGCGACGCGACGAGCATCTTCACCGCGTGGACGATCGCGCCGCAGGGCCAGACGCCGCAGGCGTTCCACGCGATCACCGGCTACCGGGTCACGCCGACGCCCTGGCTCGACCTCGCAACGGAGGTCTACTACAAGTCGCTCACCGACCTCTCAGTCAGCGAGTTCACGGCGTTCCCCCGGCTGACGACGCGCCTCCAGCCGGCCGAGGGCGAGGTGCTCGGGGCCGACGCCCGCGTCGAGGTCCGCGCAGGGCCCGTCTACGGGTTCGTCAACTACAGCCTCTCCTCGGTCGAGTACACCAGCTCCAGCGAGCGCTACGAGATCTGGTTCGGCGAGGAGACGATCGACTACCGCCCCGGCCACGACCGGCGTCACCAGGTCAACGCCCTCCTCCGCGTGACTGTCGCGGGGTTCGACGTGAGCACCCGCTGGCAGTTCGGCAGCGGCCTCCCATTCAGCAGCCCGCTCGGCTTCGACTCGTTCATCCTGCTCGACGGCGCGTTCGACCCCTACGGGGAGGGGGGGGCGACGCGCGTGGTCTACGACCGCCCGTTCAACGCCGAACTCCCGACCTACCACCGGCTCGACGTGTCGGTGGAGCGCACGTTCGAGCTCGGGCTGCTGAGCCTGACGGCGCAGGTGGGGGCGATCAACGGCTACGACCGGCGCAACCTCTTCGCCTACGACGTCTTCACGCTCCAGCGCGTGGACCAGCTTCCCATCGTGCCCACGTTCGGGATCAAAGCAGCGTTCGACTGA
- a CDS encoding YtxH domain-containing protein has protein sequence MSASTGSVVRASVLGGLVGGLTGFGLGLILAPNEGRTARRRLAYLLDRWSRQVAKLVDQLGSEEVQSGARESGAALIADAREQAERILRDANSLISEVRQRPAD, from the coding sequence ATGAGCGCTTCTACTGGCAGTGTCGTCCGCGCCTCCGTGCTGGGAGGGCTCGTCGGCGGCCTCACCGGCTTCGGCCTCGGGCTCATCCTCGCGCCCAACGAGGGGCGTACGGCCCGCCGCCGCCTGGCCTACCTGCTCGACCGCTGGTCGCGGCAGGTGGCGAAGCTCGTGGACCAGCTCGGGTCCGAAGAGGTGCAGAGCGGCGCGCGGGAGAGCGGGGCTGCCCTCATTGCCGACGCGCGCGAGCAAGCCGAGCGCATCCTCCGCGACGCCAACTCGCTCATCAGCGAAGTGCGTCAGCGGCCTGCCGACTAA
- a CDS encoding biotin--[acetyl-CoA-carboxylase] ligase — protein MPAPLSLLRDLAPLLRTDRFGRVQRGFETVGSTNTEAVQWARAGAPEGAIVVAEHQTAGRGRLGRSWTDRSGQGLLFSVVLRPALPPERLSLVTLAGGVAVAEAVEAWTDPAEPRIKWPNDVLLGGRKCCGMLLESSLDAPRFVVLGIGLNVNQDAFPDALADRATSLRLETGRLIPRAALLARLLERLEYWAGQLAAGNDAAVREAFTERMTGRGTAVSVRLTQDGRAARGVVEGIDAAGALCLRTETGTRVLHAGDVTFQSGHAHASAS, from the coding sequence ATGCCGGCCCCTCTCTCTCTCCTCCGCGACCTCGCCCCGCTGCTCCGCACCGACCGCTTCGGGCGCGTGCAGCGAGGCTTCGAGACGGTCGGCTCGACGAACACCGAGGCGGTGCAGTGGGCGCGGGCTGGCGCGCCGGAAGGTGCCATCGTCGTGGCCGAGCACCAGACGGCGGGGCGCGGCCGGCTCGGGCGCTCATGGACCGACAGGTCCGGGCAGGGCCTCCTCTTTTCGGTCGTGCTGCGGCCGGCACTCCCGCCGGAACGCCTCAGCCTGGTCACGCTCGCCGGCGGCGTCGCCGTGGCCGAGGCCGTGGAGGCATGGACCGACCCCGCCGAGCCGCGCATCAAGTGGCCGAACGACGTGCTGCTCGGCGGCCGGAAGTGCTGCGGGATGCTGCTGGAGTCGAGCCTCGACGCCCCCCGCTTCGTCGTACTCGGCATCGGGCTCAACGTCAACCAGGACGCGTTTCCCGACGCGCTGGCCGACCGGGCCACGTCGCTTCGCCTGGAGACGGGTCGCCTCATTCCGCGCGCGGCCCTGCTCGCCCGGCTGCTGGAGAGGCTGGAATACTGGGCCGGTCAACTCGCTGCGGGCAACGACGCGGCCGTTCGCGAAGCCTTTACCGAGCGCATGACCGGACGGGGAACGGCGGTCTCGGTCCGTCTCACGCAGGACGGCCGCGCCGCGCGCGGCGTCGTCGAAGGCATCGACGCCGCCGGCGCGCTTTGCCTCCGCACCGAGACCGGGACCAGAGTCCTGCACGCGGGCGACGTAACGTTTCAGTCCGGTCACGCACACGCCTCGGCTTCGTGA
- a CDS encoding inositol monophosphatase family protein yields MPAPDYQQELDAAVAAARQAGALVRARIGQAGAVQEKGLHDLVTETDEASQRLILNVLANACPGIEALAEEGASEEELRGGYGRPRWIIDPIDGTTNFTHGVSPFCISIALHDGADLVLGVVYEVTADELFAAVRGRGLTLNGVPASVSGTEELEHSLITTGFPFRLFWYLDAYLDVLRQLMLSTRGLRRPGAAAADLAYVACGRFDGYFEAGIAPWDVAAGIVLVREGGGRVTTLGGAEQGMLFGGQILATNGHLHQPMQTITAPLGKAYAAGLSPSDRTR; encoded by the coding sequence ATGCCTGCTCCCGACTACCAACAGGAACTCGACGCCGCCGTCGCGGCGGCTCGGCAGGCCGGGGCTCTCGTCCGCGCGCGCATCGGGCAGGCCGGGGCGGTTCAGGAAAAAGGCCTCCACGACCTCGTCACGGAGACCGACGAAGCCTCGCAGCGCCTGATCCTCAACGTGCTGGCCAACGCGTGCCCCGGCATCGAGGCGCTCGCCGAGGAGGGCGCGTCGGAGGAAGAGCTTCGGGGCGGCTATGGCCGGCCCCGCTGGATCATCGATCCCATCGACGGAACGACCAATTTTACGCACGGTGTGTCTCCGTTTTGCATCTCGATCGCTCTCCACGACGGCGCCGACCTCGTGCTCGGCGTCGTCTACGAGGTCACGGCCGACGAACTCTTTGCCGCCGTGCGGGGCCGGGGGCTGACGCTTAACGGCGTGCCCGCCAGCGTGAGCGGCACCGAGGAGTTAGAGCACAGCCTCATCACCACCGGCTTCCCGTTCCGCCTGTTCTGGTACCTCGACGCCTACCTCGACGTGCTACGCCAGCTCATGCTTTCCACGCGCGGGCTCCGCCGTCCCGGCGCGGCGGCGGCCGACCTGGCCTACGTAGCCTGCGGCCGCTTCGACGGGTACTTCGAGGCCGGGATCGCGCCGTGGGATGTGGCGGCTGGGATCGTGCTCGTCCGCGAAGGCGGGGGGCGCGTGACGACGCTCGGCGGGGCGGAGCAGGGCATGCTCTTTGGTGGCCAGATTCTTGCTACCAACGGCCACCTCCACCAGCCGATGCAAACGATCACCGCACCGCTCGGTAAAGCTTACGCCGCGGGGCTGAGTCCGTCCGATCGGACACGCTAG